From the Ammoniphilus sp. CFH 90114 genome, one window contains:
- a CDS encoding GDP-mannose 4,6-dehydratase has translation MSYKPLDSSKTFLITGSAGFIGYYLSKKLLDQGCRVIGVDNVNDYYDVNLKYARLEQLEPYERLTFIKGDISDKAMISQLFEEYKPHVVVNLAAQAGVRYSIENPDVYIQSNIIGFYNILEACRHNPVEHLVYASSSSVYGANKKVPFEESDFVDTPVSLYASTKKSNELMAYTYSHLYNIPATGLRFFTVYGPMGRPDMAYFGFTDKYFAGESIKIFNNGDFENDLYRDFTYIDDIVVGIERLMGNPPEDAVPHKVFNIGNNNPEKLMAFIETLEKALTNALGREVLFEKVFEPIKPGDVPATYASTDLLQEAVGFKPQTPIEVGLQKFADWYVEYYKVK, from the coding sequence GTGAGTTACAAACCATTGGACTCTAGTAAAACATTCCTGATTACAGGATCTGCAGGTTTCATTGGATATTACCTTTCGAAGAAACTATTGGATCAGGGCTGCCGGGTTATCGGTGTAGATAATGTAAATGATTATTATGATGTAAATCTGAAATATGCTCGTTTGGAACAACTTGAGCCTTATGAGAGACTTACGTTTATTAAAGGGGATATTTCAGACAAAGCGATGATCAGCCAACTATTTGAGGAATATAAGCCTCATGTTGTGGTAAATCTAGCTGCTCAAGCTGGAGTACGCTATTCTATTGAAAACCCGGATGTCTATATTCAAAGCAATATTATAGGATTCTATAATATTCTTGAAGCTTGCAGACACAATCCCGTGGAACATCTAGTCTATGCCTCATCGAGCTCTGTATATGGTGCGAATAAAAAGGTGCCTTTTGAAGAATCCGATTTTGTAGATACTCCTGTATCCCTTTATGCCTCAACGAAAAAATCGAATGAATTGATGGCCTATACTTATAGTCATCTTTATAACATTCCAGCTACAGGTCTACGCTTCTTTACCGTATACGGTCCTATGGGACGCCCGGATATGGCCTACTTTGGATTTACGGATAAGTATTTTGCTGGAGAGTCTATTAAAATCTTTAATAACGGTGATTTTGAAAATGACCTTTATCGTGACTTTACCTATATCGACGATATAGTAGTTGGAATAGAACGACTTATGGGAAACCCACCTGAAGATGCCGTTCCTCATAAGGTTTTCAATATTGGAAACAACAATCCAGAAAAATTAATGGCCTTTATAGAGACATTAGAAAAGGCTTTAACTAATGCTTTAGGTAGAGAAGTTTTATTTGAAAAGGTATTTGAGCCGATTAAACCAGGTGACGTTCCAGCTACTTATGCATCGACAGATCTGTTGCAGGAAGCTGTAGGTTTTAAACCGCAAACGCCGATTGAGGTAGGCCTGCAGAAGTTTGCGGATTGGTATGTGGAGTATTATAAGGTGAAATAA
- a CDS encoding UDP-glucose/GDP-mannose dehydrogenase family protein, translated as MYKIAVAGTGYVGLVAGVCFAEVGHQVTCVDIDENKVNLMKSGVSPIYEAGLEELMQKNFAAGKIDYTTDFQSAYKDADAIFIGVGTPEQPDGSANLSYIATVARQIAESIEKDCLVVVKSTVPVGTNDKVEQFIKDFLVHDVRVEVASNPEFLAQGSAVHDTLHAERIVIGTESKWAEDLLMGIYEPFGLPIVSVNRRSAEMIKYASNDFLALKISYMNDIANLCELVGADVQDVAKGMSFDGRIGSKFLNAGIGFGGSCFPKDTKALEYIAKQHGYELRTVKAAIDVNKDQKTLLYKKASKRLITFNGLKVAVLGLTFKPGTDDLREAASLENIPLLLEQGADIYAFDPVGKDNFARLYPEGQNGRGNMTYVERIEDALDGANVCFIFTEWGEVKAVDPETYKKLMRTPLIYDGRNLYSVQKMKDAGVEYHSIGRQSVFREGVKESKHRELQTIGL; from the coding sequence ATGTACAAAATAGCAGTAGCAGGAACAGGTTACGTCGGCCTAGTGGCCGGCGTTTGTTTTGCTGAAGTGGGTCATCAAGTGACTTGTGTTGATATTGATGAGAATAAAGTTAACCTCATGAAGTCGGGTGTGTCTCCCATTTATGAGGCTGGTTTAGAAGAGTTAATGCAGAAAAACTTTGCAGCAGGAAAAATTGATTATACTACAGATTTTCAATCGGCATACAAAGATGCAGATGCGATCTTTATCGGTGTAGGTACACCGGAGCAACCAGACGGTTCTGCCAATTTATCCTACATAGCAACGGTTGCAAGGCAAATTGCGGAATCCATAGAAAAGGACTGCCTGGTGGTTGTAAAATCTACCGTTCCGGTTGGAACAAACGATAAGGTCGAGCAATTTATTAAGGATTTCCTAGTCCATGATGTAAGAGTAGAAGTAGCTTCCAACCCCGAGTTTCTCGCTCAAGGATCGGCTGTCCATGATACGTTACATGCGGAAAGAATAGTTATTGGAACCGAAAGTAAATGGGCGGAAGATTTATTAATGGGTATTTATGAACCGTTTGGTTTACCTATCGTTTCCGTTAATAGAAGATCAGCAGAAATGATCAAGTATGCTTCAAATGACTTCCTAGCACTAAAAATCTCCTATATGAATGATATAGCTAACCTTTGTGAGTTGGTCGGTGCGGATGTTCAGGATGTGGCAAAAGGAATGAGTTTTGATGGGCGTATTGGAAGTAAGTTTTTAAATGCAGGGATTGGTTTTGGAGGCTCATGCTTCCCTAAGGATACAAAAGCACTAGAGTATATTGCTAAACAGCATGGCTATGAATTAAGAACTGTAAAAGCCGCCATAGACGTGAATAAAGACCAGAAAACGTTGTTATATAAAAAAGCGAGCAAGCGATTAATTACATTCAATGGTCTTAAGGTTGCAGTACTCGGATTAACATTTAAGCCGGGAACAGATGACCTACGGGAGGCTGCATCTCTCGAGAATATTCCTCTCTTATTAGAGCAGGGAGCAGACATTTATGCGTTCGATCCTGTTGGTAAGGATAACTTTGCTAGATTATATCCAGAAGGTCAGAATGGCAGAGGGAACATGACCTATGTTGAGCGTATCGAGGATGCTTTAGATGGGGCGAATGTTTGTTTCATCTTCACAGAGTGGGGAGAAGTGAAAGCTGTTGATCCTGAAACTTATAAGAAATTGATGAGAACCCCGCTTATCTACGATGGTAGAAATCTATACAGTGTTCAAAAGATGAAAGACGCAGGGGTGGAGTATCACTCCATTGGAAGACAATCCGTCTTTAGAGAAGGTGTAAAGGAGTCGAAGCATCGTGAGTTACAAACCATTGGACTCTAG
- a CDS encoding Cof-type HAD-IIB family hydrolase: MKIKLIATDLDGTLLKNNNSIDSETTEFLIKFQSKKGILVLITGRRLNEISEYIDSLKMLDFKTGYIVFCDGQYVWDISNNQIINNQFLTIKDVIFILDHIKNYSFNVTLYNNKNDFVLLNKQTPLKRIIYSLCRTLLKKNGRKKYTFTFMIPFISSQVVDIEKVVIHTNKLKSKDMHEYFGKFTDHFSNYNITLMEEKKIEISRKNVNKRDALLQITNSEDLLNDDVLVIGDEGNDVKMLKYFKNSFAMGNASNYVKQAAMYITDTNENQGVLKALKKFVGDENDRLGGNTPSGRGQTPMSSS, from the coding sequence ATGAAAATAAAATTAATAGCAACTGATTTAGATGGTACCTTGCTTAAAAATAATAATAGTATTGATTCAGAAACTACTGAATTTCTTATCAAATTCCAAAGTAAAAAAGGAATTTTAGTTTTGATTACGGGAAGACGGTTAAATGAAATCTCAGAATATATAGACTCCCTAAAGATGCTAGATTTTAAAACAGGGTATATCGTATTCTGTGATGGTCAATATGTTTGGGACATTAGTAATAACCAAATAATAAATAATCAGTTTCTAACTATAAAAGATGTAATATTCATATTAGATCATATAAAAAACTATTCATTTAATGTTACCTTATATAATAACAAAAATGACTTTGTACTATTAAATAAGCAAACACCACTTAAAAGAATAATATATTCATTATGTCGAACATTACTAAAGAAAAATGGAAGGAAAAAGTATACCTTTACATTTATGATTCCTTTCATTTCTTCACAGGTTGTTGATATTGAAAAAGTAGTTATTCACACTAATAAACTTAAAAGCAAGGATATGCATGAATATTTCGGAAAGTTTACTGACCATTTTTCTAATTACAACATTACTTTAATGGAAGAAAAGAAGATAGAAATTTCGAGAAAGAATGTTAATAAACGAGATGCGTTATTGCAGATAACTAACTCGGAAGACTTGTTAAATGATGATGTTTTAGTTATTGGAGACGAAGGTAATGATGTAAAGATGCTAAAATACTTTAAAAACAGTTTTGCAATGGGGAACGCAAGTAATTATGTGAAACAAGCAGCCATGTATATTACTGATACTAATGAGAATCAAGGTGTACTTAAAGCACTAAAGAAGTTTGTAGGTGATGAAAATGATCGACTCGGGGGTAATACCCCCTCGGGTAGGGGTCAGACCCCAATGTCATCAAGCTAG
- a CDS encoding lipopolysaccharide biosynthesis protein, producing MVSNLNSKIINAAKWSTITSTISKLITPITTMILARILTPEAFGVIATVTMIISFADMFADAGFQKYLIQQDFKNNKIKFRYANVAFWTNLTISFLIWLLISIFSEQIATFAGNPGLGKVIVIAGISLPLTSFSSIQMALYRRSFDFKTLFYVKLFGICIPFFVTIPLALYGLSYWSIIIGTICGSLSNAIILTIKSEWKPTAFYSFMMLKKMFSFSFWSLLETISIWFTSWVDIFIISSLLNSYYLGIYKTSINMVNGILGLVAGSIATVLFSALSRLKDNENSFNETLFKFQKYVSIFLLPMGVGIFIYRDTITYILLGSQWAEASLLIGLWGLINSSSIVFSYLSSEVYRSKGLPKISLLAQLLHIIAIIPTCYISMKYGFNTLVIARSLIGLQFVLVHFLLLYMIFKISPLKMIKNIFPIIFCSALMGLFAELIQMVSNKIYWNVVSIGLCIVFYFMIILLIPSIRMEIFEVLKKKSQKLNL from the coding sequence TTGGTTAGTAATCTAAATAGTAAAATAATCAATGCAGCAAAATGGTCAACAATAACATCAACCATCTCAAAACTAATAACTCCAATTACAACGATGATACTGGCTAGAATTCTAACGCCTGAAGCATTTGGAGTTATTGCTACAGTAACTATGATAATAAGTTTTGCTGATATGTTTGCAGATGCTGGTTTTCAAAAATACCTAATTCAACAGGACTTTAAAAATAATAAGATAAAGTTTAGATATGCAAATGTTGCGTTTTGGACTAATTTAACAATATCATTTCTAATTTGGTTACTTATCTCTATATTTTCTGAGCAAATAGCTACGTTTGCAGGTAATCCCGGTTTAGGTAAAGTAATAGTAATAGCAGGTATTTCACTACCATTAACGTCATTTTCGAGCATACAAATGGCATTATACAGACGTAGTTTTGATTTTAAAACTCTCTTTTATGTAAAGTTATTTGGAATATGTATACCGTTCTTTGTCACTATTCCACTAGCCCTTTATGGCTTAAGTTATTGGTCAATAATAATAGGTACTATATGTGGGAGTCTATCAAATGCTATTATATTGACAATAAAATCAGAGTGGAAACCAACTGCATTTTATAGCTTTATGATGCTAAAGAAAATGTTTTCATTTAGTTTTTGGTCTCTTTTAGAAACTATTTCAATATGGTTTACTTCATGGGTTGATATCTTTATTATTTCAAGTTTACTTAATTCCTATTATTTAGGTATATATAAAACTTCCATTAACATGGTTAATGGCATCTTAGGACTTGTAGCAGGTTCAATTGCAACCGTATTATTTTCAGCATTATCGCGATTAAAAGATAATGAAAATTCCTTTAATGAGACATTATTTAAATTTCAAAAATATGTTAGCATATTCCTGTTACCAATGGGAGTTGGAATATTTATTTACCGTGACACTATCACCTATATTTTACTTGGAAGTCAGTGGGCTGAAGCAAGCCTCTTAATTGGGTTATGGGGTCTGATAAACTCTTCGTCGATTGTATTTTCATACTTGAGTAGTGAAGTCTATAGATCAAAGGGTCTTCCGAAAATATCCTTATTAGCTCAGCTTTTGCATATTATTGCAATAATACCGACTTGCTATATAAGTATGAAATATGGTTTTAATACACTAGTCATTGCAAGATCTTTGATTGGTTTACAGTTTGTTCTAGTTCATTTTCTTTTATTATATATGATATTTAAGATATCACCGTTGAAGATGATAAAAAATATTTTCCCAATTATTTTTTGTTCTGCACTAATGGGTCTGTTTGCAGAATTAATACAGATGGTAAGTAATAAAATTTATTGGAACGTTGTTTCTATTGGTTTATGTATTGTTTTTTACTTTATGATTATTTTATTAATTCCAAGTATCCGCATGGAAATATTTGAAGTCCTTAAAAAGAAAAGTCAAAAATTAAATCTGTAG
- a CDS encoding ATP-grasp fold amidoligase family protein, with protein MTKNKYFRSLMNTKWVSIYRRRFLNFKGRIQAFLISDEEMNKRLYKKKKQKNLNLASPKTFSEKVIFLKLYYRNPLVTLCSDKYYVNEYIKACGFEHIIKKTYGVYRNANEIDFSALPDKFFLKCNHIQGSNKLINRNEVVDYDYLKKYYNVLLKRNHYYTMREWGYKNIKPLILCEECLEDKNGNLPTDYKFYCFSGEPKYFMVSYGEFEHNVRNHKFDMQMNSIDSYFKEDVAIAPESIKIPDNFEEMVEIVRELCKPFPHVRVDLYNVDGKIFFGELTFYSAGGFINVHSQEMDLLIGSWINLDNYQIDLTKKVN; from the coding sequence ATGACTAAGAATAAATACTTTAGAAGTCTTATGAATACCAAATGGGTTAGTATATATAGAAGGAGGTTCTTAAACTTTAAAGGTAGAATCCAAGCATTTTTGATTAGTGATGAAGAAATGAATAAGCGTCTATATAAAAAGAAGAAGCAAAAAAATCTTAACTTAGCTAGTCCAAAAACCTTTTCTGAAAAGGTAATTTTTTTAAAGTTATACTATAGAAATCCCTTAGTTACGCTTTGTTCGGACAAATATTACGTAAATGAGTATATAAAAGCTTGTGGTTTTGAACATATTATAAAAAAAACATATGGTGTATATCGTAATGCAAATGAAATAGATTTTTCAGCATTGCCAGATAAGTTCTTCTTGAAATGTAATCACATCCAAGGTTCTAACAAGTTAATAAACAGAAATGAAGTTGTAGACTACGATTACCTAAAAAAATATTACAATGTTTTACTGAAGCGGAATCATTACTATACTATGAGAGAATGGGGATATAAAAACATAAAACCACTTATTCTCTGTGAGGAGTGCTTGGAGGATAAAAATGGTAACTTACCGACAGACTACAAATTCTATTGCTTTAGCGGAGAACCAAAATATTTCATGGTTTCTTATGGTGAGTTTGAACATAATGTTCGAAATCATAAGTTTGATATGCAGATGAACTCCATCGATTCATATTTTAAAGAAGATGTTGCTATTGCCCCAGAATCTATTAAAATCCCTGATAATTTTGAAGAAATGGTAGAAATTGTTAGAGAATTGTGTAAACCTTTTCCTCACGTAAGAGTAGACTTATATAACGTCGATGGAAAAATATTTTTTGGTGAATTGACATTTTATAGTGCTGGCGGATTTATTAATGTGCATTCACAAGAGATGGATCTATTAATAGGATCGTGGATAAATTTAGATAATTATCAAATTGATCTCACCAAAAAAGTAAATTAA
- a CDS encoding glycosyltransferase — MTKKLEQICIISGSYPTPTSPKYTFVDQLVSAWADLGIDCIVISPNSITKQITKRSNVKPREWSKTTLKGNTIKIYSPNYLSYSSRNLLGYNTANLTIKSFKQSVFKEFRRLNLKPDIIYGHFIVSSGIAAAEIGSIYNIPSFFAYGESSPEHLEKIGVQRISNMLKNINGVVSVSTENKKRLIERKIVSSEKVKVFPNAIDSKLFYKRDKQEMRRKFGYSESDFIVAFVGHFINRKGSLRVSRALDGLNGIKSIFIGNGPDFPTCEGILHSGRVPHEKIPEMLSAADVFVLPTLNEGCCNAIVEAMACGLPIISSDKPFNDDVLTADNSIRVDPMNVEQIRNAIKLLKNDTSIRMKMSEASIIHAVNFKIEERAKRILNFMQEKIQKK; from the coding sequence ATGACAAAGAAACTAGAACAGATATGTATAATATCAGGTTCATACCCAACACCGACAAGTCCTAAATATACGTTTGTTGATCAGTTAGTCAGTGCCTGGGCAGATTTAGGGATAGATTGTATAGTTATTTCACCAAATAGTATTACAAAACAAATTACAAAAAGATCAAATGTTAAACCAAGAGAGTGGTCTAAGACTACTCTAAAAGGAAACACAATAAAAATTTATTCTCCGAATTATCTTTCATATTCAAGTAGAAACCTATTAGGATATAATACTGCAAATCTAACTATCAAAAGCTTTAAGCAATCTGTGTTTAAGGAGTTTAGGAGATTAAACTTAAAACCAGATATAATTTATGGGCATTTTATCGTCTCCTCTGGCATCGCTGCAGCTGAAATTGGCTCGATATACAATATTCCGTCATTCTTTGCATATGGAGAAAGTTCACCAGAACACTTGGAAAAAATCGGCGTCCAAAGAATTTCAAATATGCTCAAGAATATTAATGGAGTAGTATCAGTTTCAACAGAAAATAAGAAACGGTTAATAGAACGTAAAATTGTCTCAAGCGAGAAAGTTAAGGTTTTCCCGAATGCAATTGATAGTAAACTTTTTTATAAAAGAGATAAACAAGAAATGAGAAGAAAGTTTGGTTATAGCGAATCTGACTTTATTGTAGCTTTTGTTGGTCATTTTATTAATAGGAAAGGTTCATTAAGAGTTTCTAGAGCGCTTGATGGCTTAAATGGAATTAAGTCCATATTTATAGGAAATGGACCTGATTTTCCAACATGTGAGGGTATTTTACATTCTGGAAGAGTTCCACATGAAAAAATACCTGAAATGTTAAGTGCTGCAGATGTCTTTGTTTTACCAACATTGAATGAAGGATGTTGTAATGCAATAGTTGAGGCAATGGCATGTGGATTGCCAATTATTTCATCTGATAAACCTTTTAATGACGATGTTTTAACAGCTGACAATTCTATCAGAGTGGATCCGATGAATGTAGAACAAATCAGAAATGCAATAAAGTTATTGAAAAACGATACTTCTATTAGGATGAAAATGTCTGAGGCTTCCATAATTCATGCAGTTAACTTTAAGATTGAGGAAAGAGCTAAGAGAATATTAAATTTCATGCAAGAAAAAATACAAAAAAAATAG
- a CDS encoding glycosyltransferase, with product MKVCITRNAEARTNAGISRIVSALECNVDNIILLTRNRFAEGNGKVEVLRYNTTNTEIVNYEINLKSNPGRGIVNIVQLVIFQFILFKWLLKNRNKYDIIHAFDLDSGLPTLLISVLLGKKYVYHIADFYIDSRGGVPKFLKNVIRRIEYSVINGAETTIICTEDRARQIEGSKPKELVVVHNTPIVPESLLKSIQQNNEIRNPNNRKIKLTYVGALAEKRFIRYLIDVIKRYPNVTLNIAGMGKLEQYVKEASIEYENINYFGMIDYTDALKLYSDTDYMFAIYDPRVPNHRYSAPNKVYEAMILGKPIIVAKGTGIDQIVSTNKIGITIDYSIEAFEKVLTDIISNPDLMVSMANNSKKVYVKYSWIEMKNKIINIYQNIR from the coding sequence ATGAAAGTATGCATTACAAGAAATGCAGAGGCCAGAACTAATGCTGGTATTTCAAGAATAGTTAGTGCTTTAGAATGTAACGTAGATAATATTATATTACTGACTAGAAATAGGTTTGCTGAAGGAAATGGCAAAGTAGAGGTATTGAGATACAATACGACAAACACAGAAATTGTCAACTATGAGATCAATCTAAAGAGTAACCCAGGCCGTGGTATCGTAAACATTGTCCAGTTGGTAATATTTCAATTTATTTTATTTAAATGGCTCTTAAAAAATAGAAACAAATATGATATTATACACGCCTTCGATTTAGATAGTGGTTTGCCAACTCTTCTAATTTCAGTGTTATTAGGAAAAAAGTACGTATATCATATTGCAGACTTCTATATTGACAGTAGAGGAGGAGTGCCGAAGTTTCTAAAAAATGTAATTAGGCGTATAGAGTACTCTGTGATAAATGGAGCGGAAACAACAATTATTTGTACTGAAGATAGGGCAAGACAAATCGAAGGAAGCAAGCCAAAAGAACTCGTAGTTGTCCATAATACACCCATAGTACCGGAGAGTTTATTGAAATCAATCCAACAGAATAATGAAATAAGAAATCCGAACAATCGAAAAATCAAACTAACTTATGTTGGTGCGCTAGCTGAGAAGCGATTTATTAGATATTTAATAGATGTAATTAAGAGATATCCTAATGTTACTTTGAATATAGCAGGTATGGGAAAGCTGGAACAATATGTGAAAGAAGCGTCAATTGAGTATGAAAATATTAATTATTTTGGAATGATAGACTATACCGATGCATTAAAATTATACTCTGATACTGATTATATGTTTGCTATATATGACCCAAGAGTTCCAAACCATAGATATTCTGCGCCTAATAAAGTTTACGAGGCAATGATATTAGGTAAGCCAATAATAGTAGCTAAAGGTACTGGAATAGACCAAATAGTTTCTACGAATAAAATTGGTATAACGATCGACTATTCAATCGAAGCTTTTGAAAAAGTACTAACTGACATAATATCTAATCCTGATTTAATGGTCAGTATGGCTAATAATTCTAAAAAAGTATATGTTAAATACTCGTGGATTGAAATGAAAAATAAAATTATAAATATATACCAAAATATACGGTAA
- a CDS encoding nucleotide sugar dehydrogenase encodes MSIVNVIGLGYIGLPTALIFAKNGIKVVGTDIDSNLVKTLSKGIAPFEEEGLEELFLQALSNGIEFTTNYQKTHTYIIAVPTPYIKESKKLDPKYVISAVNSVLDVCESGALLIIESTISPGTIDKYIRPEIEKRGYVVGEDIHLLHAPERIIPGNMIYELEFNSRTIGADNFEIGEKVKGLYSNFCKADIVVTDIRTAEMSKVVENTFRDINIAFANELARICRTDNMDVYEIIRIANLHPRVNILQPGPGVGGHCISVDPWFLVGDYPDLTNLILTARKTNDSMPSHVLGRIRDIMRENGIKDISKVGLYGLAYKENVDDTRESPTLQLLDRMDEHLAFGVKVFDPLVKKRIVDHQFMNFEDFLNEIEILVIMVGHEHIIDNFELIKNKHVLDTKNICNIHKVYKL; translated from the coding sequence ATGAGTATTGTAAACGTAATTGGTCTAGGTTATATAGGGTTACCCACAGCACTGATTTTTGCGAAAAATGGTATTAAGGTGGTAGGTACCGATATCGATTCCAATCTGGTAAAGACATTATCTAAAGGAATCGCACCTTTTGAAGAAGAAGGATTAGAGGAACTTTTTCTACAGGCTCTCTCTAATGGAATTGAATTTACCACAAACTATCAGAAGACACATACGTATATTATTGCGGTTCCTACACCATATATTAAAGAAAGTAAGAAACTTGACCCAAAGTATGTTATTTCAGCTGTAAACAGTGTTCTAGATGTCTGTGAAAGTGGTGCGCTGTTAATTATAGAATCAACTATTTCACCTGGTACAATAGATAAGTACATTCGCCCTGAGATTGAAAAAAGAGGTTATGTAGTTGGAGAAGATATTCACTTATTACATGCTCCAGAAAGAATTATTCCCGGAAACATGATTTATGAACTTGAATTCAATTCAAGAACAATTGGGGCTGATAATTTTGAAATTGGAGAGAAAGTTAAAGGGTTGTATTCTAATTTCTGCAAAGCAGATATTGTTGTAACGGATATAAGAACTGCTGAAATGTCAAAAGTTGTAGAAAATACATTCAGAGATATTAATATCGCATTTGCTAATGAATTAGCAAGAATTTGTCGTACAGATAATATGGATGTTTATGAAATAATTAGAATTGCTAATTTGCACCCAAGGGTTAATATATTGCAACCAGGCCCAGGAGTTGGAGGACACTGCATTTCAGTTGATCCTTGGTTTTTGGTTGGGGACTATCCTGATCTAACAAATTTAATATTGACTGCACGAAAAACAAATGATTCAATGCCAAGTCATGTACTTGGACGTATTAGAGATATAATGAGGGAAAATGGTATTAAAGATATATCAAAAGTTGGCCTCTATGGTTTGGCATATAAAGAAAATGTTGATGATACGAGGGAGAGTCCAACACTTCAACTCTTAGATCGAATGGACGAGCACTTAGCTTTTGGTGTAAAAGTCTTTGATCCACTTGTTAAAAAAAGAATTGTAGACCATCAGTTTATGAATTTTGAAGATTTCTTAAATGAGATAGAGATACTTGTGATTATGGTTGGACACGAACACATTATAGACAATTTTGAACTCATTAAAAATAAGCATGTCCTTGATACTAAAAATATTTGTAATATCCACAAGGTATATAAGTTGTAG
- a CDS encoding glycosyltransferase family 4 protein gives MDKHQKYNIVILNHHANAPDVGGGGRHYEIAKYFSELGHEVTVLASSYDQGKKQYRVSEEINEIFFNEKFKFVRLKTKPAYKRMTGRFINYINYKNKVTKYENFNQKPNVIIASSVHPLAWEAGYKYSRRYNAKFIVEVRDLWPLSMYEDFSGITRKLIFSYFESLEKKYYNLADGIITTAPYANEYMEEKYGIEKNKIFYIPHAIDIEEFDKQIESHEDILLPELNEILDNKFCVTYTGALSKSEGLPTFVESAKYLKKYKDIILIVIGNGPEKEKLLKIIKSENLDNVLLLEKQPKNNVPLILKKSEVLFCGLLEREAFKYGISKNKFYDYMAAEKPIIFASNVRGSLISKAKAGITIEPGNAKKLSETIIHMYENIDSVGKDYSKNGRLYVEENHTVQKISERFLEIISKS, from the coding sequence ATGGATAAACATCAAAAATATAATATTGTAATTTTAAATCATCATGCAAATGCCCCTGACGTTGGTGGTGGTGGGAGGCATTATGAAATAGCTAAATATTTTTCGGAATTAGGGCATGAAGTTACTGTTCTTGCTTCTTCTTATGATCAAGGGAAAAAACAGTATAGAGTTAGTGAGGAAATAAATGAGATATTTTTTAATGAGAAGTTTAAATTTGTAAGACTTAAAACAAAACCAGCATATAAACGTATGACTGGAAGATTTATTAATTATATTAATTATAAAAATAAAGTTACTAAATATGAAAATTTTAATCAAAAACCTAATGTAATTATTGCATCATCTGTACATCCACTTGCATGGGAAGCAGGCTATAAATATAGCAGGAGATATAATGCGAAATTTATTGTAGAAGTAAGAGACTTATGGCCATTAAGTATGTATGAGGACTTCTCTGGAATTACAAGAAAATTGATCTTTTCATACTTTGAATCCTTAGAAAAAAAATATTATAATTTGGCTGATGGAATAATTACTACAGCACCATATGCGAACGAGTATATGGAAGAGAAATATGGAATTGAAAAAAATAAAATTTTCTATATTCCTCATGCTATTGATATTGAAGAATTTGATAAACAAATAGAATCTCATGAAGATATATTATTACCGGAATTAAATGAAATACTAGATAATAAATTTTGTGTAACCTACACTGGCGCACTCTCAAAAAGTGAGGGATTACCAACATTTGTTGAATCAGCAAAGTATCTAAAAAAATATAAAGACATAATTTTAATTGTTATAGGTAATGGCCCAGAGAAAGAGAAATTGCTTAAAATAATTAAAAGTGAGAACTTAGACAATGTTCTTTTGTTAGAGAAGCAACCTAAAAATAATGTACCTTTGATATTGAAAAAGTCAGAAGTATTATTCTGTGGTCTATTAGAAAGAGAGGCATTTAAATATGGAATTAGTAAAAATAAGTTTTATGATTATATGGCTGCAGAAAAACCTATTATATTTGCATCGAATGTAAGAGGTAGTCTAATAAGTAAGGCAAAAGCGGGAATCACTATAGAGCCAGGTAATGCTAAAAAGCTTTCTGAAACAATTATACACATGTATGAAAATATAGATAGTGTTGGGAAAGATTATTCAAAAAATGGTCGCTTATATGTTGAAGAGAATCATACTGTGCAAAAAATATCTGAGAGATTTCTCGAGATTATCTCTAAAAGTTAA